The following is a genomic window from Neoarius graeffei isolate fNeoGra1 chromosome 16, fNeoGra1.pri, whole genome shotgun sequence.
acgtgacacagagaacagagagtgagagtgttcggagtggtagtttacgaacgtataataccctaggcttgaacacgcactccataaccaaagaggatagaagcagcaactacagcaacatatcgcttatccaacagaagacatgcattgcggagcaatagttaaacataagctcataagttacagtcaatttccagactaaactcagtttaacagagcatgctgcatgctctttagttttgtagcgcagattacctggctaactgcaggaagcggttagctgcacagctaatgtagccattgcaaggctaacgcaccaattttaaaacacggcaaaatgaccagttatacacttacttgttcggtgtttgttgctgatgtggcagggatgcttggtacggacccaggcttcagtgatagttgatgtgcaaaacctgccctgtactgtcccaagttgtggaaacattcctcaggaaaatgcttccgacaaacatacaccgtcttaggtagactcgacggcatattattgaagtaaataaaattaagccactgcatcttcaggggctctcccattggcagtaaaaacagactcttttctgtgttgtcacatccatgtacagcgcaattttcatgtttcgctcgcttaggtgatgccatgttgttgtgtcctctatggtctcctcactacaactgggcggggcaatccatacagtgggtgggaatccagagggggggcatggggatcatctcccttgctgacgtagtaaagggaagagcttatcaacgcgccattttgacgcgccattctcaaatgttgggcatagtttggtttacacattatgaaatttctagccactggggtgacttaagaaggtcagaggaactcattttaacattaaaaaacctcagaaagtgaaaatttcatgccatgggacctttaacattcCTTCAGAGAGGATTACGTCTGAGGCTGAGTCTGCTATGGATTATTTCATATTTATGGTGGCAGAAAAGGGCAGCCTAATGAGATGCCTTCTCATCACCTAACATGTGCATGGTCATCCCCGAGACTGTCTCCTGTAAGGTAAGgtaaagtaaacacacacacacactagaggtctgcgcgggtcggatttttcagtcccgctcccgctcgcgcccgcattgtgcagtcccactcccgcccgcctccgcaaagaattatgatttttcagtcccgctcccgccggcacccacaaagaattatgactttcagtcccgctcccgcctgcgcctgccatattttgtcccgctcccgcccgcaaatcccgcgtgatgcagacgtttgcattatttctcaggaaagttcttgtcttgacagagcgtgatggtgccccaccccctactttgagtggatttgagcataaatatctacagctcacattcacatttgttattatttaccttgtttctgaattcagcatgtagtgtctctaataataataattagtgctgtcaagcgattaaaatatttaatcgcaaatcacacatttttgtcacatgagaaaccattgtaattctctgatcagcataaaaaagtgaatgggcttgctttgtaccatgagtgaagtgatttactgcttgagttagtctacaactctaatcagagagacaggttacacagtgacggtaggcttgactcaatgctatcccagaaatccttcctgtaatatgcaaatttggccgcctctgattggacagccaaatttgcatattacaggaaggatttctgggatagcattgagtcaagcctaccgtcactgtgtaacctgtttaaaacacatttttagttagcgggactgcagcttatcaccgctcccacccgcgcctgcatatgtgcactcccgcccgcgcccgcaatgagctttcaaaatttgtcccgtgcagcactgctttgcggcaagtcccgcgggactcccgcgggagtgcagggctctaacacacacacataaattctcCCGATGAGAATTTATCACGTCGACGGGACGACGTTAATTttaatcccacacacacacattttggagACAAAAGCTTGTGTGCTTGTGCTTCTGTTTTGTAATATGTTCAAGGTGAAATTGAAATGATAGTGAAAGTGTGCTTTCATGGTGTTTAGGTGTCTGGTATTTGTTCATTGGGGGTTCGGTGTGGACGGGTGGGTGGATGTGTGAGTGCGTGTTTGGGGGTGGTTTCGTTGGGCCAATAGTGGGCTGGTCCAGAGGAAAAATGCCAGGGCCGAAATTTGTTCCCAGTCCGACcctgctggaaggtgactgcactgccatgctaacagcactgagtcatgggtaagctagcattagcctttgctaacactactgatgaacgctgcaccggctggaaggtgactgcactgctatgctaacagcactgagttgcaggtaagctagcattggccttcactaacactaccaatgaatgctacaccagctggaaggtgacttcactgctgcactgacagcgccaactcatgggtaagctagcgttggccttcgagaatgctgatatgctgACATGAAGGGAGTGtgtatttattataataataatattggctggctttttttcgtggtatatcagctataatctattcagctagcatgatactgaactcgttttCGACttcttcaatatcatgctagctgaatggaatatatctgttaTACCACTCAacggcagccaatattatttaaatatgtcactcacatccacaatgtatttcagatgaaaaatgcaagtttttcaacatgagaagataaagtttatatcttcaagccagtgtgtgatgtcctttttattatatagacacattcacaaataaaaagtacccaaatttatcaaaacaattcatcaatttcctcacaagtgacatatagagatttatgtcacagttttgggtctccatgtcctgaatgtagcttgtatgaaaaatacgtgtggcatatttcccagtaaaacacccaTGTCCATATAATTTTATATAATGAAAAAGGTATCACCAATACATctcttaaacaaacaaaaaacattttgtGAATATTTAAACCTCCAAATGCTTTAATAGTCACCAAAGCATCAATTCACTGCTGGCTGGTGCACTGTGCATTGGTTATGTTTCACAGAACTATCGTCATAGGCAGGGCTTATATATTAAGTCATGGGTGGGTTTTTTTCGAGGAACGATCTTTTAAGCCATGCGTCAGTGGGCCTCTTAAACATTACTATCAAAGAAAGCTGGAATTTCCTGTGCACAGCTCTCCTACACTTTCCAAAGTCATGATCTACAATGCCCACATCAGTGGCCTGGAACCTTATCTTTGGCAATTTGTCAATAAGAGGCAAAAACAAGTCCCATTTCCCCAACACCAACCTTCTTAAAGAGTAAAAATTCCACTAATCTGCTGCCAGGTTGCTATTGCTTTACAGTCTAATTAGATTAGCATTTCTCTCCAAAAAAGCTGCCCTTGGTGACCCAGGGAATCCCCTCCATTAAGTGTATTTTCCTCCACTGTGATGCAGGAAAAACTAGACTCAAGAGACTGGACACATTCACAGAGCCCAGGTTCAGACCTACTGTTCAAAGTTTGCTGTCATCAACCTCACCAAACAGCTCAGTGCAAAGCCATGACCTTGGTACCTGGCACCAGTTCAACACCACCTCAGCGAGTGTAACGTAGATACTGAACTTTCCATGAAAGGGTGGGGggaggtgggggtggggggtttcTGGGCAGTAATTTTGTGTGGGGTGAATCAATGGTAGACAATTTAATGTTAAATATGCAggcaataacaaaaggtttagtgTGAGGTAAGAATTTGCCCACCGGGAGGGGTAATGAAAAAATTTTTTAAGGAAAATGTCGGAAAGTAAACTATATAGGAATCCTTATAGTCAGCCACACAATTAATGTAATTCAAGCTGATGCTGTTTTCCCCCCATCCTCTTCTTTCACAATAAGGGGTCTCTCCTCCCACATTCCCAGTGTTCTTTGGATGCTTATAAAAAGCCTGAGCATCTCATGACTCATCAGGAGCAGTGAAAGTGCAATATTAAGCCCTGTACTGTAAGTTACAGCATACGAGAAAGACTGTTATCTCTGAACATGCTGACCAGGTAATAAGAGATTCTTTCATGATTGTACTGTTGTATTGTATATTATGCTGTAATGAACCCAAAGATGATTCATTGTGAATTGCTTGTGATTACTGTGTTATAACTTTTGTGATTGACTTCATATGCTTCATTTATTTCATCATGTGCCATGGAGATATTAAGTTTATAGGTTCACATCATGATTGATGAGCTGATATGTTGAAGATTTCCCCTCTGGTTCAGCTGATGGTTATACTGGCAGTATAGCATGTGCCAGGATACATACCTATAGTACTAGAGAGTTTACTTAACTTGGATGCTGTGGGATATTATAATGAAACTCTACATAATAACTCTATATTATACACTGACAGTGTGAAGGAAGACCATGAATACTATGTTCTTTATAAAACAATTCTTCTCTAATGCTAATAGACATCCTGCGTAATTAAATGATGCATTACACTGTCAATTAACTTATTCAGTGTCTTCTGAATCTTAGGTAAGGATTAAAAATACATATTTACATCTTTCCGTAATCACATCATAAATGTCTCCTGGTGTCCAGAGTGAACTGTGTCAATGCTGCATAGAGGAATAATATGAATCATGATTCACATGTCAGTTGAGAATTTTAGAGTATGGCACCGAATGACATTCACAGTTTGAATAGATTTACTCTCAGAATATATCATAACTATGTTCTATTTTAATAATCCAGGAATGTTATCATCTTCTGCACACTAGCAGTACTGCTGGCTGAAGCAGACCTAGATGCAGGTAAGTGTTTAGTAAAAATGATAGAAGAGACTGTGTGTGTTCAAGTAATAAATATTGCACATTGTAAAACTGTAGCTAACCATTTTATTTTTAGTtctattgttttattatttttagttccgctaaaaaaaaaagaactattaAAACTGTTTGATGTTGAATGAAAATGTTCTGATAcaatattgtgcaaaagtctaaggcaccttattttttaatttttttagtacttttattttatgacttctacattatggaaccagtacaaaaaatactttagatttccaaacattagttttccagcacaaaattaaatattacattaaaatgtttgtatgtcagtaaagaaagcagcatattacataacagatcactttccagataaaaaCATaatggttttgctgcaaaattaagaagcaagtgtgacagtcaaagtgtccggaagaactgtgactggttctgcaagatgcttagtaaaacctacagctcatttccttataaaactgcactaactgtacctgagactgctaaaaaaaaaaatgtaaagcaaagggttgtctcacaccaatcattgacttttttcatgcattactgcttactgatctttatggggggtttttatgtgcatttaatttcatagtttttgaaggcatctttgctcaacagcatttcattgcatatccctaagacttttgcacagtactgtgtgtaacAAAATGTCAAAGCATAATAATCATGTTTAATGCATGGTACCTTAGTGAAATGTATGGAAGATGTGGTAAAAGTTCAGCAGAGTACAGAGTTTCCAGATAAACAGAATGTTTTGGACAAAAGTGTGTACTAGCCTATGCTAactggattttttatttatttattttttaaagttaaTGAAGGCCTTCAAGCCATGTCTACAGGAACAGGTATAACTGCGAGACATAAATATTATAGGTGTACTGAAAAGTATAATGAAATGTATACCAGTGTATATTGTGTACAGTGTAGCATAAGAGTAAAATTGCTCCACTTTTTCCATGTCTAAAGATCAGGACTCTACCTCTGATGAGGCGCCAACTGGTGAGTTTACAAAGCCACTAGGTGCTTTGGAGGCATGTCACAGTCTGTAGTGTGTTTATCTTTTTGAATCTCAGTTATGTCTTTTATGATCATCTTCACAGAAAGCATGAACTCTGTGTCACCTGACCAGCCCAGCGGTGAGTTTGTTGTATTGAGCTGTGAAGTTGTATGAGTTTTGGTTTAACTTTGAAAGCAATTCTTGGCATTTTGCTTAATTTACATTTCTGGTGATGGAAAATGTTGATCTCACAGCTGAAGACTGTTTGAAATTGTAGTTTAAAGATAAAATTATCAAAAAATATTTAGAGTTTAAATATCACTGCTTTAACAAATTAATATATGCACAGAATCAAAACATATATTATTCCAGGACAGAGATGATAAATTACAAACAGAACAACACACAACATGTTTTTAAATCTTTTGCCTCCCAAACTCCTGAAACAGCTCTGTAGTAGACTGCCATCTAGTGGTAAATGTGATACTCTAGCCTAGTTTTACCATATTTATAATAAATATTTTTATATAAAGAAGACACAGCACTCAATTTTTCTTCTTTCACAGTAATGTATGACTGTTACTGTACAACTATTTCCAGATTCATCTTACTGTTGCTTATTTCTATATATGCATCTTCTGCTATAAACAGAATTAACAtgaaaaaaaagctaaaatattatttggaaaatatagTTAATTTTGATTTGCTTTCATCAGTTTCAGTGTTTTTGAAAATGACATGAATTATTAATTCATAGATGGAGCAAAGCAAATCACAATTAAATATATTTCCTGAAACAATATATTAACTTTTTATATTAATTTTGTTTTTGGCAGTTTTATGAGAAAGGATTTGGATACTCATAATCTATCATACAACCCAGGAAATGCCATGTAGAAgacatttgaatttttttttttatttacagatGAGTCACAACATGATAACGCAGCCCCATCTGGTAAGAATAAGCACAGTTGTTTTGCCGTTTTAAGAAACCTATGTGATATGGagtcaatattaaaatgttaatGTCAGACTGATTACAATAAAACATTTCCCTTAAAGATGCAAGCAGCACAAGTGCAGAAGCAGGTCAGGCTGCTGGTAAGTAAAGAATATTTACTTAGTTTTATAAGCCAGTCACTGAACAACAGGCCACAGGAGAATGTAATTCTGAATTAACAAATGTGAAATTAAAGACAAATCTTGTGTTCTATCACTGCTTTAAGGGCCTGAAGTCAGTGATGTGACAACAGCTGGTGAGTTCACTTTaatatttatgttttacatatTAACTTAATTCAGCATGAGATAATATAGAGGACTGTTACATTTGTCATACTGcaaatgaaagaaaaaacaaaaaaaaagaagattttTCTGGGGAGGTGTACCCTTTCCTTTGTATTTTGGAAGTTGAATGAACTATGAAAAACGAAGGCTTATATTATTAGACCTAACTAATGTACTAACAACCATCTTTTATGCACTTTACTAGAAAATAAGAATCATTTCTTGTTTTGTAGATGGAACAAAATCCAGCACAGAAGAACAAGAAGGTAATTTTATATTGCATCATTTTTACATTGGCTGTATTTTTGTATAATCTAATCAAAATCTCTAAAATCATCAGAGAATGAGAGTCCAGAGTCAGAAGAAGTAGTGAAGGCAGTTCCAGTGCAGCATGCTACTAAATCACAAACTGCAAACCAACGCAAGCGCAGTAAGCCTGTTGTGGCCTCCAAAAAGAGGACGAGACCCGTTCGCCCCTGAAAAAAGGCTGTGAAGTACACACAGGGAGGATGCAGGACTACTGTAAGAGGAAAGAAAGACGCAATCCTGTGTTAAGTGGCATTTTGTTTTGTTGCTTTATTTCAATAACCAAGAATTAGATGTGATTCTGTTGTGACGTACTGTACtgactgtttttgtttgtttgcttatggcaTTATTTGTTGAGAAATTAACATTCAGCACAGATTTTAAAGTCTCATGGGTGTTTCTCAATTAAATCACTTTTCAGATACGGGGACAAAGCTTGTCAGTCAGGGCTTAAATTCATAAACAAGACAGCCAACATCATCTCAGATTACAGCCAGGCTTTTGTAGAAATGCATTTCTGATTGGAAGATAAAGTTCTAAGTGTTAATTAAACATTTATTGTCAGGAAAACACCAACCATCTCTCAGAAGCCCGGACTTGATTGTGCTATTTTTTCACTGGTGCTGGTTACCTGAATACTATGTGTTCAGACTCGCCATAGCTTTTTAGGGAACAGTAGTTAAAATGCTTTTTTACAACAGAAAAATTGCAAAAGCTTGCTTTCAACACAAACTCAGAGTTTAAagtatttctttcttttgtcattGATCACATTTTTATAAGAAACTGTATTTATCATAATTAAATATAATTTTCCAATATCAAAATCATGACTGTGTTATGCATAAATAATTCTTTCTGGTTATTGTATGAGCAAATAAACTTCGAAGCAAATAAGACTTAAGAAATGCAGGCTGTCCTTTTATTCAATGTGTGTGGAAAATGTATTATTtagcaatatccatccatccgtccattatctgtagccacttatcctgtcctacagggtcgcaggcaaactggagcctatcccagctgactatgggcgagaggcgggatacaccctggacaagtcaccaggtaatcgcagggctgacacatagacacaggcaaccattcatgctcacattcacacctacggtcaatttagagccaccaattagcctaacctgcatgcctttggactgtgggggaaacccatgtggacatggggagaacatgcaaactccacacagaaaggccctcgccagccgctgggctcgaacccaggaccttcttgctgtgaggcaatggtgctaaccactacaccaccgtgctgcccatttagcaatatatatatatatatatatatatatatcatatttaTATAACATTTTAATCTATGGGTGTTACAACAATACATTAACAAGAGCTTACTATcttggatggatttttttttttttgtatgtgcccATGTACTAAGCCCGCTGCTCTAAAGTGTAGcctgaaaaatgaaaataaatatacttttcagatttcagcttcctaaaaaaaaaaaaatcatatctgGAGATCACCTGGCCTCAAAGATGCCACTAATTACACAATCTGCCTTGTGttaaaaaataacatggaaaTCATAATGCACCAAGTGACAGGTTTGGGGCCTCTGCTAAGTAGAAAATGTCTCCTTTTACACTTCCTAATTGTTGAAGTGCATTAGCTCCGTTCTGCTGTCCATGTAGGCTGGAGAAAGAATTCTGCGACTGTATAGGATTGTGTCAGATATCACACTCTATACCTTTCTCTCCGACAATATATGCCACTGTCTCACTGCCATCACTACTCTGTGCTGCTAAAGGTCAGGCCTTTCTCTTGTGTTAGTCAATAATCTCAAGGCCTCTCCTCTGACTCTCCTGAGAAAGGCACAGCACTCTAGACCACACATACTGCACATGAGCTTCTAGCTTGTGGTGGGTCTGCTTTTTCCCTTTCATTGTCTGAAGGTTAAAATCCCAAACCCACACAGTTTATTAACACATCGGTGATAGTTCTGTACAGATGACATCATGCCTTGACTCTAAAACCCTAAATAACATTACTCCTTATTTTTGATCCAACTGGCATTTCTATGGTACAGTGGTGCCCTGGTGTtggtaaaaaaataaagaaataaaaaagtATTTTGATTGATGGCTAATGCCACTATGTACTGTTTTTAAAATGCAAGGTCTAACTAACATGTTTATATGACAGAGAGTTAAAACATTATGCCTGTATTTTAACTGGTTTATGATTAGCAACAACTCACACAAATGGTAGCCTTAATGACCAAGCCATCAACAGAAGCTGGATTACAATCACATAACAAAACTGCTGAGAATATTAACAGTGTTTTACAAGATACTATGCAGAagagtcaaatcaagtcaagtagAGCTTTACTGTCATCTTGGCCACATACTGTAAAGTACACAGAGATAAAATAACATCCTCCTTGGACCATATAGTGCAACATAGACAGATAGCagcatatttagacacattaataGTAAAGAAAGACTAGGTGGGTACATTGGGGAGACACAGtgtaataaatctcatctcatctcattatctctggctgctttatcctgttctacagggtcgcaggcaagctggagcctatcccagctgactacgggcgaaaggcagggtacaccctggacaagtcgccaggtcatcacagggctgacacatagacacagacaaccattcacactcacattcacacctacgctcaatttagagtcaccagttaacctaacctgcatgtctt
Proteins encoded in this region:
- the si:ch211-133n4.6 gene encoding uncharacterized protein si:ch211-133n4.6 encodes the protein MSTGTDQDSTSDEAPTESMNSVSPDQPSDESQHDNAAPSDASSTSAEAGQAAGPEVSDVTTADGTKSSTEEQEENESPESEEVVKAVPVQHATKSQTANQRKRSKPVVASKKRTRPVRP